In the Pontibacillus sp. HMF3514 genome, AGCTACATCATTCAAAATTGGATTCATTTAAATCTCTCCCCCAGACACTATAATTAGATAAAATAAAAACTCCCTCCTCAAGATCCGTCATCTTGAGGACGAGAGTTATGAACTTCGCGGTACCACCTCAGTTTATTGGTATGTCACCACACCATCCTCATCAGGTACTACTTTTAAATTCAGCTAATACTCTATCCCTATAACGGGAGAACCCGTCGTAATTCCACTACCAAATAAAGTGGCCGTTACGAAGCAACCCTTAACTAATAAACTTTACATCGCTCGAATTTTAAAATTTCATTTATCATACTGAGATTCTTTTCAATTGTCAAACTTTTCTTGTATGTATAATTCTCTCAAACATAACCATGTCTATTGCTCTTATATCATTTTCCCAAATGGGCTCAGGGTACTTCAGAAAGAAATCTTTCTTAATCTCTGCTATTCGAAACCCAGCTTTTTGATAAAATGCTAAGTTCGCAATACTAGAGTTCGCAGTCCCAACGATCATTTTATATACCCCTTGATCACGATAAAGCGAACAAGCCTCTTCTATTACGGACTTTCCCAATCCTTGCCCTCGATAGATGTGGTCGATTGCAATGTTTTTAAGCTCAACTATTTGGTCAGAGTGAAAGGTAAAAATAGCAACTCCTACAAGCACCTCACCAGTATATATAGCAAACATATCCCCTTCATTTATGTACTCTGATACGACTATTTCTGATTCATCCGCAAGAAGTAAATAATTCATAAAATTGCGGCGATGGTCCCCTTGTATGAATGTTAATTGAACCTGTTTGTTTACTTGTTTCATATTTTTCACCTCCATCTTATCTCTTTATCTACTAACATATAATGACACCTCGTCAATGTTACGTATCAATTTTGTACAGTTTGTGTTGTATATTTAAGAAAATCAATGAATTAAGACGAAAATACGTGATTTTAAAATCTTATTAACGACTCACGCATACTCATTCGAACTCACAGCTATCTATGATATTTAACAATAAGAATAATCAATCTGTATAATTCTATTTGTAATAACAAGTTAAACAAAAATAATAACAAGTTAAACATAAGGAGAGATACAGTGAACAAGAAACTGATTGATTGGACTACATTTATAGGCTCATTAGTACTGTTAATAACAGTTACATTGCCTTTAGTATTATTCCCGAAAGGCGGTAAAGAATTTGTCCTATCTTTAAAAGATATTATGACAAGTAACCTCAGTGTTGTCTTTTTAGCTTTTGGATTAGGAACTTTTATCTTTTTACTTTACTTAGCATACAGTCGGTTTGGAGAAATTCAATTAGGTAAAGATGAAAAGCCAGAGTTTTCGACTCTATCATGGGCAGCCATGCTTTTCTGCGCAGGAATTGGAGCAAGTATTTTATATTGGGCTGCAATTGAATGGGTTTATTATTACACAGCACCACCATTAGGAATCGAACCTGAGTCATCAAAAGCTATGGAGTGGGCATCTGCATATGGAATTTTCCACTGGGGCCTAATCCCATGGGGTATCTTTACTCTCCCAGCTGTACCAATAGCTTACTTCTATTATGTACGAAAGAAACCGATTTTGAAAATTAGTGAAGCATGCCGCCCGATTCTTGGCGATAAAACAGATGGTCCAATAGGTAAACTTGTAGACATTCTGTTCTTATTTGGTTTATTAGGTGGAGCTGGTACAACACTTGGCCTAGCAATGCCTCTAATCGGTTCAGGTATTAATGACCTCACAGGTATCGAGTCAAGCAAAATGATGAAAGCGGGTATCCTTATCATTTGTACAGTTATTTTCGGCTTCAGTGCCTTTAGCGGTTTGAAAAAAGGAATCCGTGTATTGAGCGATATGAACTTATGGTTATCCGTATTTTTACTAGGTTTCATCTTTGTAGCAGGACCAACCCTGTTTATGGCAGAATCTACGTTTAACGCACTAGGTATTGTAGGCTCTAACTTTTTGCGTATGAGTACTTGGACAGAGCCATTCAATAATTTAGGATCTTTTGAGCGAACAGGATTTCCAGAGAGTTGGACTGTGTTCTTCTGGGCATGGTGGTTAGTATTCGCTCCTTTTGTCGGCCTTTTCGTAGCAAGAATCTCTAGAGGACGTACAGTTCGTCAGTTGATCGTGGGTACTTTATTGTACGGAACATTAGGAAGCATAATCTTCTTCGGCATTCTTGGGAACTATGCCATTTTTCTTGAAATGAGCGGTCAATATGGTGTGGTTGAAGCCGTCCAAAACCTTGGACCTCCAGCTGCAGTTATGGGCATACTAAATACTCTTCCGTTGGGCAAACTACTAGTAGGTGTATTGTCGTACTAGCTGTAATCTTTACAGCAACTACATTTGATTCAGGCTCCTATATAATTGCTTCAGTAGTACAAAAAGAGGTTAAAGGTGAACCGCTTCGTTGGAATCGTTTGTTCTGGGCGTTTGCATTATCCATCCTACCAATTGTCCTCATGTACATTGGTGGCCTCTCAACCCTACAAACAGCCAGTATCGTGGGCGGTGTACCATTACTCATCATTATGCCAATGCTTGGGATCTCCTTTGTTAAAGCAGCCTCTTACGATTTCGGTTTTAATAAAAAGAAATATAAGCAACCAGAAGTAGATGAGTATGAGGAAACAAAAATAAGCTAAACCTCTACTAAAGCTTACCTCTTTTATTGGTAAGCTTCCTATACCTCCTTTAGAATGAAAGATAGTATGAAAAGAGACGTTAGTAAAGGAGTCATAATATGTCGAACAAGCAAAGAAAGTTACCCTTATATGTTCAGATAAAAAATAAAATGGTGAACAATATAAAAAACGGAACATGGAAACCAGGAGAAGCTGTCCCTTCAGAGAATCAACTTATTGAACAATATAATGTTAGTCGGACGACCATTCGCCAATCAATCCGTGAATTAGTTCAAGATGGCGTTTTAGAAACGCGCCGTGGTGCTCCCACTCGGGTACGAGAAGTGCCTCAAGAGGATATCGGGAATCCTGGGATCGTTCACCATGAAATCGGAGATGATATGTCAGTAAAATTGTTGCGCTCTGGAAGAAACATGGACCGCTACTACGCAAAAGGACAACTAATGCTTAGCGAAATGGATGAAGTCTATTTCTTAGAACGATTACGAATTGCGGACGGCAAACCTATTGCCTACCAACAGTTATTCGTCCCGGTGTCCATTGGAGAAAAGATCAAAGAAGACGCAACTGAAATGTTTGATATATTTCCATCATTAGGTCGCCATGATGTTCATTATAAAAATATAAAAGAAACCGTGTCCGCTTCTAATGCAACCCAATATGAAGCTGATTTACTCGGATTAATCCCTGGGGAAGCTTTAGTGGATATTGAACGAACCACAATTGGTATTGATACGATGCCGATCGAGTATAGCCGAACAAAGTATGTAACCAGCGCATTCAACTACAAGGTAGAGATTGGAAGATAATTTTCTTCACATTGCATATTGCAATAAGTTAAAACATGTTATAACATGTTCGGTAGATTAAAAACAAGTTAAAATAGATACAGTCAATCAAATAGGGGGAAAAAGAGTGAGTAAATTAACAAGTATTCGTCATGATAAAACACAAATTGATCTTGTCCGTATGCGCCAATATCGTTTAGGAAGAGTACGAGAACAGCTTAAAGCTCAAGGGTATGGAGGTATTGTTATTTTCGATCCAGTAAACTTGCGCTATGCTACTGGAAGCCGAAACATGCAAGTATTCATGCTTCGTAACCCAGCTCGGTACGTGTTTATTCCTACAGAGGGACCTATAACATTATTCGATTTCCCTAACTGCGAGCACCTTTCTGAGGGGATTGAGACGATTGATGAAGTTCGCCCTGCAACTACATTATCTTACGTTGCTTCTGGCGAAAACCTTTATGATAATGCTAAAGCCTGGGCTAAAGAAATTGCAGACTTGTTTAAGCAGCACGCAGGTGATAATAATAAATTAGCAATTGATTACGTACCATCTGTAGGGGCAATTGAACTTGCGAAATTAGGTATCGATGTTGTAGACGGACAAGAACCTATTGAGCATGCACGCAGTATTAAAAATGATCAAGAAATTGAAGCGATGAAAATCTCCGTTCGTACTGCTGAAGAAGGTATGATTCGTATGCAGCAAGCACTTAAACCAGGCATCACTGAAAATGAACTTTGGTCTCAACTTCACCAAACAAACATTGCTCAAGGCGGAGATTATGTAGAAACAAGATTGCTTAGCTCCGGAAATCGTACAAACCCATGGTTCCAAGAATGTAGTGATAAAGTCATTAACGAAGGGGAGCTTGTAGCCTTTGATACAGACATGAATGGTCCATTCGGTTTCTTCACTGACATCAGCCGTACATTCTATTGTGGTGATAGTGAACCATCAGATGAACAAAAACGTTTATATCAAACAGCATATGAACAAATTCAATACAACATCGATTTGCTTAAACCAGGCATGACATTCCGTGAATATGCTGAAAAGAGTTGGCAAATCCCAGATGAGTTCTTCCCGAACCGTTACTTTACAGTGGCACACGGTACAGGCCTAAGCGGTGAGTATCCTTATATTGTGTATCCACAAGACTTTGAAGAAAAAGGGTATGACGGCGTAATCCAGCCAAACATGGTGTTATCTGTAGAAAGTTACATTGGTTCTCCAGGCGGAAAAGAAGGCGTTAAGCTTGAAGAGCAACTTCTAGTTACTGAAGACGGCGTTGAGAACTTCTCTGACTTTCCATTTGAACAAAAGCTAATGAAATAATAATGAAGCTCAAATCTCTACACTGAGATTTGAGCTTTTTTATGAAGTAAAAACCTATTAAGGACTAGGGATTAGAAACGGCTAATTGAATTTTGTTACCGGAAGGGTCTGTTGTATAAATATTTACGCCCTCCTGAATTATTTCATATCCTAAGTTCTCTACTTGTTGAGCTACTTGCTTCCTAACATCCTCACTAGGATAGACAAGTGTGAAAAACTTCATGCCAACACTAGTTTCTAAGGGAGCAGGGACCCCTACTCCAGCCCATGTATTTAAACCTATATGATGATGATAATTCCCAGTAGACATAAAGAGTGCCTGATTACCATAACGGTTCACAATTTGAAACCCTAATCCTTTCCCATAAAATTCTTCAGATTTAGGTAAATCTGATACATGTAAATGAATATGTCCCATAACGGTATCAGATGGTAACCCCGTCCATTCTCCATCTCCTACCTCAGCGAGAAGGTTTTCAAAGTTCAACGGATCTACAGCCATGTTCACTTCGCCGTTATTCCATTCCCATTCACCTGAATCTCTATCTGAATAGATCTCAATTCCATTTCCATCAGGATCATTTAAATAAAGAGCTTCACTAACAAGATGATCAGATGCCCCAATTTGAACATGATGTTGATGTAAATGCTTTAGGGCCTTTGCCAGTTCCAAACGATTCGGTAACAATATAGCAAAATGAAATAAGCCTGAAGTTCGATTTTCTTTTGGTTTTACATTCTCTGGCTGTGTAATGGATAACAAAGTTGTTGTTCCATCAGCTGTAAAAACAACCTTCTGATTATTCTCTTTTAATTTTTTAAAACCTATTACATTTTCATAGAAGTTGATCGATTTCTCTAAGTCTTGAACTTTTAATTCAACATGGCCTACGAACGTAGTAGGAGCACAAAAAAATTGCTTTTCCATGAAAAGCCCCCTTTATTTTCCTTCAATT is a window encoding:
- a CDS encoding N-acetyltransferase; its protein translation is MKQVNKQVQLTFIQGDHRRNFMNYLLLADESEIVVSEYINEGDMFAIYTGEVLVGVAIFTFHSDQIVELKNIAIDHIYRGQGLGKSVIEEACSLYRDQGVYKMIVGTANSSIANLAFYQKAGFRIAEIKKDFFLKYPEPIWENDIRAIDMVMFERIIHTRKV
- a CDS encoding GntR family transcriptional regulator, which produces MSNKQRKLPLYVQIKNKMVNNIKNGTWKPGEAVPSENQLIEQYNVSRTTIRQSIRELVQDGVLETRRGAPTRVREVPQEDIGNPGIVHHEIGDDMSVKLLRSGRNMDRYYAKGQLMLSEMDEVYFLERLRIADGKPIAYQQLFVPVSIGEKIKEDATEMFDIFPSLGRHDVHYKNIKETVSASNATQYEADLLGLIPGEALVDIERTTIGIDTMPIEYSRTKYVTSAFNYKVEIGR
- a CDS encoding Xaa-Pro peptidase family protein yields the protein MSKLTSIRHDKTQIDLVRMRQYRLGRVREQLKAQGYGGIVIFDPVNLRYATGSRNMQVFMLRNPARYVFIPTEGPITLFDFPNCEHLSEGIETIDEVRPATTLSYVASGENLYDNAKAWAKEIADLFKQHAGDNNKLAIDYVPSVGAIELAKLGIDVVDGQEPIEHARSIKNDQEIEAMKISVRTAEEGMIRMQQALKPGITENELWSQLHQTNIAQGGDYVETRLLSSGNRTNPWFQECSDKVINEGELVAFDTDMNGPFGFFTDISRTFYCGDSEPSDEQKRLYQTAYEQIQYNIDLLKPGMTFREYAEKSWQIPDEFFPNRYFTVAHGTGLSGEYPYIVYPQDFEEKGYDGVIQPNMVLSVESYIGSPGGKEGVKLEEQLLVTEDGVENFSDFPFEQKLMK
- a CDS encoding VOC family protein codes for the protein MEKQFFCAPTTFVGHVELKVQDLEKSINFYENVIGFKKLKENNQKVVFTADGTTTLLSITQPENVKPKENRTSGLFHFAILLPNRLELAKALKHLHQHHVQIGASDHLVSEALYLNDPDGNGIEIYSDRDSGEWEWNNGEVNMAVDPLNFENLLAEVGDGEWTGLPSDTVMGHIHLHVSDLPKSEEFYGKGLGFQIVNRYGNQALFMSTGNYHHHIGLNTWAGVGVPAPLETSVGMKFFTLVYPSEDVRKQVAQQVENLGYEIIQEGVNIYTTDPSGNKIQLAVSNP